The Culex quinquefasciatus strain JHB chromosome 2, VPISU_Cqui_1.0_pri_paternal, whole genome shotgun sequence genome contains the following window.
TGATCGGTAAGTGTAGGCACAAATGGCGCTCGTCAGTTATGATCAGGAATCAGTTGAAGACATTGTTTCCATGGGCTTCCTTCAGAACCTGAGCCTTGcgcaaattctgatttttttctgccAATGCCTTGTTGAGTGTGGCCGCGTTGGCCTCGATGGATATCTTCTCATAGGCGTCCAGCCCCGCAACCTTGGCAACATGTTGCCTTGCcttatctgaaatttgaaagGTGTTCTAAAAATGTGTATAACATGAAATAATTAAACTTACTATGGATAAACTTGAGTTTTTTGGGTGAAATAGGCTTCATCGCTTGGCCACCATTAGTTGTCACCTTCATCGTGCGAAGGCCTTCCGTCTCATAAAAAATACAGCCAGGCGCTGCGCGAAGTCGGCAGCATGTTTCGACTGGGAGCTGATGTCTTCCATTTCGGAAACGGTAATATCCACTCCAGCTTCAGTGGTAAACACCTGAGGGAATAAAAAACAACTATCAGTCAGACTAAAATATAgaatcattcaaaatatttacgcTTGTTTCCTTTCCGAGGCGCAATTCCCGGATCATCGCCATCTGCGTGATAACCAGCTGATTCAGCCTGGATGATTTCGCTTTTTCTTTGAGCAGACTGTTAGAAAGCTCCTTGGTCTGCTCTAGCTGATGAAGGAACTTGTTCTTCCACATGTTAACGTAGGTCAGCGCGTCGTTCTCCGGTTGTGGTGTAGCTCGAGGTGGGGTTTTCTCAGCTTTGATGGGCATCGGGAACGGATCTTCTTCCATGGCCGCAGATTGTTTGGCGACTTCGGTGTGAACGTGTAACTTCGAGAACTTATCCAAGGTCTCCTGGAAAAAGATCAACGTTT
Protein-coding sequences here:
- the LOC119766320 gene encoding uncharacterized protein LOC119766320 — encoded protein: MVSIPSGAFIENCPGPSTSKDPLNLSVTALPEAATKNGSLSLMTSDEEDDSQEGDGDYDDGSTSEEETLDKFSKLHVHTEVAKQSAAMEEDPFPMPIKAEKTPPRATPQPENDALTYVNMWKNKFLHQLEQTKELSNS